In the Arachis ipaensis cultivar K30076 chromosome B10, Araip1.1, whole genome shotgun sequence genome, one interval contains:
- the LOC107621646 gene encoding cell wall / vacuolar inhibitor of fructosidase 2, whose protein sequence is MASKMLLLFLFFVAQQQYNLVKGDTTLIKRTCKNTKYYNLCFSSLKSDPSSPTADSKGLAVIMVGIAMTNATSTSSYLSSKLLSPKTNSTTLKMVLKECADKYSYAGDALQDSVQELSDENYDYAYMHITAAKDYPNACHNAFRRYPDLVYPRDLARREEGLKHICDVAMAIIDNLDW, encoded by the coding sequence ATGGCTTCTAAGATGCTCTTGTTGTTTCTCTTTTTTGTAGCACAACAGCAATATAACTTAGTGAAAGGAGATACAACTTTGATAAAGAGAACTTGCAAGAACACAAAGTACTATAACCTATGCTTCTCTTCCCTAAAATCTGATCCTAGTAGCCCAACCGCAGATTCAAAGGGCTTAGCAGTGATCATGGTTGGAATTGCAATGACCAATGCAACCTCAACTTCTTCCTATTTGTCCTCTAAGCTTCTTAGTCCAAAAACCAACAGCACAACCTTAAAAATGGTCCTCAAAGAATGTGCAGACAAATACTCTTATGCTGGTGATGCACTCCAAGATTCGGTTCAGGAACTTTCTGATGAGAACTATGACTATGCTTACATGCACATCACTGCTGCAAAAGATTACCCAAATGCATGTCACAACGCTTTCAGACGCTACCCTGATTTGGTTTATCCTCGTGATCTTGCTCGTAGAGAAGAAGGTTTGAAGCATATATGTGATGTGGCTATGGCTATTATTGATAACCTTGATTGGTAG
- the LOC107623830 gene encoding alcohol dehydrogenase: MVSNTAGKIIRCKAAVAWEAGKPLVIEEVEVAPPQADEVRIKILFTSLCHTDVYFWEAKGQTPVFPRILGHEAGGIVESVGEGVTDLKPGDHVLPVFTGECKECQHCKSEESNMCDLLRINTDRGVMISDGKSRFSINGKPIYHFVGTSTFSEYTVVHVGCVAKINPAAPLDKVCVLSCGISTGLGATLNVAKPTKGSSVAIFGLGAVGLAAAEGARLAGASRIIGVDLNSKRFTEAKKFGVTEFVNPKDYDKPVQEVIAEMTNGGVDRSVECTGSLSAMISAFECVHDGWGVAVLVGVPNKDDAFKTHPINLLNERTLKGTFFGNYKPRSDLPSVVEMYMNKELELEKFITHEVPFSEINKAFEYMLKGESLRCIIRMPA, encoded by the exons ATGGTGTCGAACACTGCTGGAAAGATCATACGCTGCAAAG CTGCGGTGGCTTGGGAAGCTGGAAAGCCACTGGTGATAGAGGAAGTGGAGGTAGCCCCGCCACAGGCAGATGAGGTCCGTATCAAGATATTGTTCACCTCACTCTGCCACACTGATGTCTACTTCTGGGAAGCTAAG GGACAGACACCGGTGTTTCCTCGTATTCTTGGTCATGAAGCCGGCGG CATTGTTGAGAGTGTTGGTGAGGGTGTGACCGATCTCAAGCCCGGAGATCATGTTCTTCCGGTGTTCACAGGGGAGTGCAAGGAGTGTCAACATTGCAAATCAGAGGAAAGTAACATGTGTGATCTCTTAAGGATCAACACGGACCGTGGAGTGATGATCAGTGATGGCAAGTCAAGATTCTCAATCAACGGAAAGCCAATTTACCATTTTGTTGGAACCTCCACATTCAGTGAATACACTGTTGTTCATGTTGGCTGTGTTGCCAAGATTAATCCTGCTGCACCACTTGACAAAGTTTGTGTCCTCAGTTGTGGAATCTCAACAG GTCTTGGTGCTACTTTGAATGTTGCAAAACCAACCAAAGGTTCATCAGTGGCTATATTCGGATTGGGAGCTGTGGGGCTAGCT GCGGCCGAGGGTGCAAGACTAGCCGGTGCATCCAGGATCATTGGGGTTGACTTGAATTCTAAGAGATTTACTGAAG CTAAGAAGTTCGGAGTTACTGAGTTTGTGAATCCAAAAGATTATGACAAGCCTGTTCAAGAG GTGATTGCTGAAATGACTAATGGTGGTGTCGATCGGAGTGTTGAGTGTACCGGAAGTCTCAGTGCTATGATCTCTGCATTCGAATGCGTCCATGAT GGATGGGGTGTTGCTGTGCTTGTTGGTGTGCCGAACAAAGATGATGCTTTCAAAACACATCCAATCAATCTTTTGAATGAGAGGACTCTAAAGGGTACATTCTTTGGTAACTATAAGCCACGTTCTGATCTCCCATCAGTGGTGGAAATGTACATGAACAAG GAACTTGAACTGGAGAAGTTTATCACACATGAAGTGCCATTCTCAGAAATCAACAAGGCCTTTGAATACATGCTTAAGGGAGAGAGCCTCCGTTGTATTATCCGCATGCCTGCATAA
- the LOC107623039 gene encoding LOW QUALITY PROTEIN: probable inactive ATP-dependent zinc metalloprotease FTSHI 4, chloroplastic (The sequence of the model RefSeq protein was modified relative to this genomic sequence to represent the inferred CDS: inserted 2 bases in 1 codon; substituted 1 base at 1 genomic stop codon), producing MNLRIENTNTIDLLQLSKPFFPPKTLFSHSLPQRLLLRTRLRRKHSSITLRNLTVTASNAPNPLSNSATLTQQEQQEEEEEEDAESAQLFERLKEAERKRVNEMEEFEKKANMQLERQLVMASSWSRALLTLRGKLKGTEWDPENSHRIDFSEFMRLLDSNNVQFMEYSNYGQTISVILPYYKNGKTPGTEGNPKDIVFRRHVVDRMPIDCWNDVWRKLHQQIVNVDVINVDTVPFEVYTTVATAVIWSMRLAVAVGFYVWIDNLMRPIYSKLIPCDLGSPTQQTKQPLKRQALGSLGKSRAKFISAEERTGVTFDDFAGQEYIKRELQEIVRILKNDEEFQDKGIYCPKGVLLHGPPGTGKTLLAKAIAGEAGLPFFAANGTDFVEMFVGVAASRVKDLFASARSFSPSIIFIDEIDAIGSKRGGPDIGGVRFRQLLYSFCPHKXLKIXQVLVIGATNRLDILDPALLRKGRFDKIIRVGLPSKDGRFAILKVHARNKFFRSEEEKEILLREIAELTEDFTGAELQNILNEAGILTARKDLDYIGRDELLEALKRQKGTFETGQEDSAEIPEELKLRLAYREAAVAILACYYPEPHRPFDETNINSIQSRPNMSYSETAGQVFARKSDYVNSIIRACAPRIIEEEMFGIDNLCWISAKSTLEASRRAEFLILQTGMTAFGKAYFKNESDLVPNLAMKLEALRDEYMRYATERCSSVLREYQEAVETITDVLLEKGQIKAEEIWDIYKSAPRRTQPPVSPVDEYGALIYAGRWGIHGISLPGRVTFAPGNAGFATFGAPRPTETQIVSDETWKLVDGIWDKKIQDIRDESTRVIEEEKERPQLLMASHFL from the exons ATGAATCTTCGAATTGAAAACACAAACACCATCGATTTGCTTCAGCTTTCTAAACCTTTCTTCCCTCCTAAAACCCTTTTCTCCCATTCCTTACCTCAACGCCTTCTTCTCAGAACTAGATTACGCCGTAAACACTCTTCCATCACTCTCCGCAACCTCACTGTAACTGCTTCTAATGCTCCCAATCCTCTTTCAAACTCAGCAACTCTCACCCAACAAgagcaacaagaagaagaagaagaagaagatgctgAGTCTGCTCAGCTATTCGAG AGACTGAAAGAGGCCGAAAGGAAACGGGTGAATGAAATGGAAGAGTTTGAGAAGAAGGCAAATATGCAGTTAGAGAGGCAGCTTGTGATGGCTTCTTCATGGAGCCGAGCTTTGCTGACCTTGCGCGGAAAGCTGAAGGGAACTGAGTGGGATCCTGAAAACTCACACAGGATAGACTTCAGCGAGTTTATGAGACTTCTTGACTCTAATAATGTCCAGTTTATGGAGTACTCCAATTATGGCCAAACAATATCAG TGATTCTACCATACTACAAAAATGGGAAAACACCAGGGACTGAAGGTAATCCTAAGGATATTGTTTTCCGCCGGCATGTGGTGGATCGAATGCCAATTGATTGTTGGAATGATGTTTGGAGAAAACTGCATCAGCAAATTGTAAATGTTGATGTCATTAATGTGGATACAGTACCTTTTGAAGTTTACACAACTGTCGCAACTGCAGTCATATGGTCTATGCGTCTTGCTGTGGCTGTTGGGTTTTACGTGTGGATTGATAATTTGATGAGACCAATATATTCAAAGTTGATTCCTTGTGATTTAGGATCTCCTACCCAGCAAACTAAGCAGCCACTCAAACGCCAAGCACTTGGATCGCTGGGCAAAAGTCG GGCTAAATTTATATCTGCAGAAGAAAGAACTGGTGTCACTTTTGATGATTTTGCTGGCCAGGAATATATAAAGAGGGAATTGCAAGAGATTGTACGAATTTTAAAGAATGATGAGGAGTTTCAAGACAAAGGAATTTATTGTCCAAAAGGTGTGCTTCTCCACGGACCTCCAGGAACGGGTAAAACTCTACTGGCTAAAGCCATCGCTGGGGAAGCAGGGTTGCCTTTTTTTGCGGCAAATGGCACAGATTTTGTAGAG ATGTTTGTAGGGGTTGCTGCATCACGTGTTAAGGATCTTTTTGCTAGTGCAAGATCATTTTCACCTTCTATCATATTTATTGATGAGATAGATGCTATTGGTAGCAAGCGTGGAGGACCTGACATTGGTGGAGTAAGATTCAGACAACTTTTATATTCTTTTTGTCCTCATAAGTAACTGAAAAT TCAGGTGCTTGTGATCGGTGCTACAAATAGATTAGACATTCTTGATCCCGCTTTGTTGAGGAAGGGTCGTTTTGACAAGATCATTCGAGTTGGTTTGCCATCAAAGGATGGAAGATTTGCCATTTTGAAG GTGCATGCTAGGAATAAATTCTTTCGCTCAGAGGAGGAAAAGGAGATTCTTCTTAGGGAAATTGCAGAGCTTACAGAAGATTTTACTGGAGCAGAGCTACAAAATATACT GAATGAAGCTGGAATTTTGACAGCCAGGAAGGATTTGGATTACATTGGGCGAGATGAGCTACTTGAGGCATTAAAGAGG CAAAAAGGAACTTTTGAAACAGGGCAAGAGGATAGTGCTGAAATTCCTGAAGAATTGAAGCTTAGACTGGCATACAGAGAAGCGGCAGTTGCTATTCTTGCATGTTATTATCCTGAACCACACCGCCCTTTTGATGAG ACTAATATAAACTCAATCCAGAGCCGGCCAAATATGAGTTATTCTGAGACTGCTGGCCAAGTTTTTGCGAGGAAGTCAGATTATGTAAATTCTATTATCCGTGCATGTGCTC CAAGAATAATTGAGGAGGAGATGTTTGGAATTGACAACTTATGTTGGATCTCTGCAAAGTCAACGTTAGAAGCTTCAAGGCGTGCTGAGTTTTTAATTTTACAGACAGGAATGACAGCATTTGGGAAAGCATACTTCAAAAACGAAAGTGATCTTGTACCTAAT CTTGCAATGAAGCTTGAAGCGCTCCGAGATGAGTATATGCGTTATGCTACAGAAAGGTGTTCATCCGTGCTCAGAGAATACCAGGAAGCAGTTGAGACAATCACAG ATGTTTTGCTTGAAAAGGGGCAAATCAAAGCTGAGGAGATATGGGACATTTATAAGAGTGCTCCTCGTCGAACTCAG CCTCCTGTGAGTCCAGTTGATGAATATGGAGCACTGATTTATGCTGGACGATGGGGAATCCATGGGATCAGCCTTCCGGGAAGAGTTACATTCGCACCTGGCAATGCCGGGTTTGCGACCTTTGGAGCTCCTCGCCCAACCGAG ACACAAATTGTGAGCGACGAAACTTGGAAGCTAGTAGATGGTATATGGGACAAAAAGATTCAAGATATTAGAGATGAATCTACAAGGGTGatcgaagaagagaaagaaaggcCACAACTTTTGATGGCAAGCCATTTCCTTTGA